The genomic segment TGTACGCCAgaactatacatatacagtgaACGTTATCAATACACGTTATCAGAATACGATAGTTCGACTCAGATTGGCAAAGCAGATTGCCAGGTGCTGTTTCCGAGCAACAAAAAGAACATGTTTTTTAGGATCAACAAAACCGATCAATGCTCGTGATCAGGAGTTGGAAACTGCGTAACGTTTTCTGTTCAGCTGCGCTCGGCAACGAACTTCCAGACGCCATATCAGAGGACCGTACCCatgatttttacaaaatttagaCGAACAGCAAGCCAAATCGATTTACTGCCGCGTTCGAATCGCATTAAAAACAAGGGCGTTTTGCCTACATGAATAGAACATAAGCTTAGAAATAGGGcatatggtaataagtttcTCGTAAACGGAATATTACACCTGTGTTGACTAAAACACAGCGCGATAGCCGtaagtttatatattatgcTACGCGCGTtcatacattattattattaattctgctgatattattaaagttaaagtaGACAGATCTATATAATTATGTCtctatctaaataaaaatcaacattAATTCTGGCGAAAATACCTGTATATATTGGGTTgtccgaaaaatttctttcgttttatgattaacgtacaacgttcttcgttttatattattttgtcgaattacgtacgatccattttgttctgtcgagataaacaccgcgacatttcacagacttgctttcacgtttgtataaatGCGCACTGTTGTAAGagacacgtttgcgaaagaaagacacctttcggacaacctagtatttttagtaattgtaAGGAAAGAAAATCCGAGATTCCGAGTCATTTTGCTAGTTGCAGCGTTAAAATTCACCGGGACATTTCAAGAAAACTCTAAACGATATGGAAATGTCTGGATTTGCAGCTCGATAGCCAAGCTTCGTGACGTCCCTATCGAATCTTCCTTCGTACGTATTGTACGaaaatatcgcgaaatatCCTGTACGAATTGTTTTATCGTTGGATCTGAAAATGCGTGCGCGAGCTACAGTGATTATAGGGCATGGCGCGGAAGGGATAGCGTGGCGATTCGATCGACGCCGGGGAAAACAGGATGCAGTCAACAGGGTGGTTCGTCTGCTTTTGTAGTCACAGTGGGAAATCAGATGAAACCGGACTCCTGATACGGCTGCATCGGCTTCGACGTAAATGCATACGGTGGTCGTGTGTATGACGTTTGCGTGACACGCGAATGCCGGGAATCGATAACGTAATTCCGCTGGACGTGAGAGCAAAATCGATCACGTGGATCGCGCGCAAAACTACGAAGCAGGTTTTGTTAAATCACACTCcgtgtaatttcattttctaccGGTATCGAGCCTCGACGCCGCGATTATGCTACGCGCGTCTCGCACTCCTTCTAAATTCGATCTTCCCACGTACGTTATTGTCCGTAAATATTCCTATATTTGGATCTTTTTGCATAATAATAAGCCGAAATTTATAAGAcgtctttttttataaatttgtaattctacGATGTTACGCTGACGATATTAGTAAACTGACGAGTTTGTTAACTCGTTTGTTATAACTTTGCGAATGGAATAATCGACTGGCTTGTCTCGAACTAATTAAAACAAAGAGTTTCGATATTCTTGTAGTTGCTAGAATTATGCCGATGCTCGTGACAAGTTCAACGTcgtcttttattaaaatagagaGATTTTAAAATAGTTCGCGATCTCGTATCGATTATAATCGGGATTTACTTCCGGCGCGTCTATGAATATGGaagtttttctatttctagcGTTAACACAGGTAAACATTTAAGGGAAGAGAAGGTAAAACTGTTTCGGTTATCCACCAGAAAAATTCACGAGATTCATTCGATTTGTCAAGCACGATTCTATCGAGTAGATGAAATTTGAAGTTCTCACTGCGGAAATACACGCGTATCGTGATAGTCGGTTTCTAGGTGTTGGAAATTCCACGATATCACTTATCCGACGATTTGCCAACATCCAATCGTACGGTCAATTTGTACGTCCCGACGATTTGAATCTATCGAGCGTGCTATACTAAGTACGGTGCGCGTCTATCTGACGTGGTTGTCGGATGAAACTGAAACGTAGAAATGTTTACtattcgtcgtcgtcgttccgCTGAACGGATGTAGTAGTATGTTTTTCACGGTTGATACGGTGTATAGCGTATACGTGTATTCGTTGCAAGTTAATGATTCGCGAGTTTCCGCTGAGAAATTTATACGCTGCAAGAGCGATACtgaattttagtaaaataatcCGTTACTGGTCTGACAAGTAGTACGGGATGCGCTTTCGTTTCGATTGAATAGTGATTCGATTCTCAGCCATACGTggatcgaaattaattactttttaaaatcaaCGAATCTACAAACACGTACGTCCAATCTACATTTTTTCTTACGGATAGTTTTACGAACAACatcgaaatttctttccagctaaaatatattttcttcgatgatacgagtttctttcgtaaagaaaaatacgattcgaAATAGTTGATTAATGACGAATCTGTGATTAccatttattaacatttatctTTAATCTCTCGGGAAAATTTCAACAACTTTCAATTCCATTATGCAAAATGTTGACGAGGTAGTTAATTACAATATGCCCTACGGCGACTTATTTACTAGCGTATTGCCGTGGATATAATGACAAAATTGGGACGCATGTGGCGTGCAAGTGCAAAAACGAAAACTATAGCACGTTCAAGGCGAACATTCAGGAACTCTTTTGTGTAACTCGTATGCTGTAACAATTTATCTTGTTACTTTTTTCGCGATGCAAATAGTTCTATCCTTAAAgatcgtttcttcgaaattgGTATCGTACGTTATCGTCGTTCTCGATGCATCTCCGTTTTTGTTACACgcgatttaataaaaatgttgtccCGAGGCAAAGCgcaatgaaaatttgtcaatctCGTTAAATCCAATCGATCTTTTGCATCAATCGTTTCTATCATagatcgaatgaaataaatactatTTGAAAGTGACAATGATAAATAGGAAAGGCGTTAAGCGAGTTTCAACGATGCTTTTGCGTTTTAATTACCAAGGTGTTCAACTGGGAACTTAAGGGATTCGAAATTCCCTTTCAGACGCAGTTTCAGAGGAAAGCGAGTTTCGTTGGTTAAGAATCTTCTTCCATTTCGAGTGAAATGTTCTTTTGTTTGTTAAACACACTAAAGGTTTCTTCCTCCTTGTCCCTTTTGTTTCGTCAAGCAAATAGCATTTCTCTATTCGAATTGAAAGCTGCATTAGAGCATAAAGCTGCATTAAATTACCACTCGCGGCTGGTTATACGATTATGTCGgaatcaatgaaattaattacggTGGAAGTTAGATgaacatgtaaatatatttctttaaaacggAACGACTGAGgaatattctttcatttttttgttataagTACTCGCTTATCTCGTGTTAATcattacgataaataattagtagactgtaaatatttatgcaaattaatatttttctaacacgAAGAAATGGAACCTACGTATTCGTCATTTAAATGAACTTCcaaaattaaacgttaaaattgGCAAAGTTGTAAAATGGGGAAATTCCTTTATCTGCAAACGAAATTGCCAATTTCATCGATTCCTATCGAATACGAAATTCTAAATTCATCTCTTTGCCGAGCATACAAACACCTTAAGCTACCTACTTTTGAGGAGCAACAAATTCCAAATGTTCACCAGTTAAATTCCGCCTGTTTGTCGCAGCAGGCGAAATATTCGAGGAGGAACGTTATCCTTTTACAAAGTGGTCCCGCGAGTCGTCGTTCTTTTTCCTCTGTACGGAAACTTTCGTGGGGAAAAGTGGTCCCCGATCGAGTGTATCGAGATTGGGATGGAGGCGAAACAGGAGGCGAGAACTTGCGGAACTTGCTATTCAATTTTCGTGGCCGAGCAAGTTTCGCGGAGCGCTTCGCCCTCCATTTTGCCATGTAAATGAAGAGCGATGCATAGTCCGCAAGTCCTTTGGAACTGCTTTAACAGGATGGCATTCCCCGATGTGTTTCACATGAAACCGCTGTTATGGGCAGAATCCACGTCTGCGTTAGAAACGCGAAATCGTACGACATTGTCCGatgaaaaaatagagaaacagaaaattcctATAATAAACGATGTACCATAGTAACTTAAATTAGAACTTTAAAAAGAAGATGTACAtgcgtttttccttttctttttttttttttttttggtgcATCGTTGTATTTACGAAAAATGTCAAAGcgtagaaaaatgaatttctctCAGTCATTTATCTCTTTTCCTTGTCATTTTTTGTCTGACTTCAACTAGAACGCTTACGCGAATCGCTCTGTATAGTTGtcagaaaaattcattaaatctATCCAGAAACCAGCGATTCGCCGTTATTGATGGTTTATTCTTAAAACTAATATTTCGAGTTAGTTGAGCGATTATAAAGAAAGAGCGAAGCGTGGAAACGATGAAAGATGGTAACAGCCATCGAATTTCGTTCAAAGCGCACATCAAGTACTAACGTTTCTGTTTGCTTTGGAAGGAAATCGAATTCTCGTCAGAAATTCTTAAACTGTGATTTAGGAATCAGGCCGAAGAAAAGATCGATTATGAACGTGGATCTAGAGACCCGGTTCGTGTCTGCTGTTCAGTTCGACAgcgttctttttttaatttcttcgctttgtttctttttctagttTCAATTCTTTGCACGCGTGTCTTACGTTCACGGGATATTTAAGTGAGCCGCTGTTACGAATTAAAcggtaatttatttcttcgatattagttttctttcgctttctgTAAACTTCGTTAATACTCTCCTCTGTACTTTTTCACTAAACAGTATGAGAAGCAACTTCTATTTTCATTACTAACACtatgattaattttcttccctttatCGACCAATGCGGATTAACTGTTACTAATTTACCGTggctaattttaatttattattaattacgctTTCTAACGTTTCACGCAGAAATTAACCTTCTTTTACTAATCgtgttacatttatttctgTCTATGTTACGATGAATAGAGACGAGACTGAGAGAGTCTTATTCGCAAATATCCGAATcattaaaatggaaaagaaacgtGTAATAGAGTGAATCGACGTGGGAAATAACGAATTACGAAGTTGTATGTTTAACGTAGAATTCTGATGTTTAGTCGCGTTAAACATGATCGATCAACGTCGATAAACACTTTATTCgttctttgcttttctttaCCACACATCATCGCTCATTACGAGTTTCATATTCAAAGTTCTTCAATAGACTCGAGGAATGCGTAATCACTGCGCTCggctataaaattattgattttactTCACTTCTCGTTTTAATAAGAGGATCAATGTCGACCAAAAATTGTATTCGATAAACGTTACATCGTTCGACAATTGATTTCGTTTTCTCTCcttcagaaatattattctccGATAATTGCAAGCCATTTTAATCAACGAACGAATACGCCTTTCAGAAATTTCGAtgttaaaacattaaatatccGTCtctgttaaaataatattaggctatagttaattaaataataacgagCAGGATACGCATCTACGTAGGTTGGCTCGCGACAGATCTATCAGAGAAACGATAAGCAGACGCGATTTCTCTGCGGAATCGAGTCTGGTTGCGTTGCAAAACGTAACTTATTGTTTCCTGTCTTGTCGTCAGAATGGACGCAATAACTCGCTTCGCCAATGAACTTGTTACAGCCACGGTATATCGGTTGAAACGATCTCTATTCAGAAATCGTGAAAGCTTCTACGTTGATTGATATTCTATTCCAATTTCACGTTtgaattatacgaaatttaattatcaccGCCGCATCGACATTGTAAAATATGCCCAGACGTTTATCGGCATATTTAATCGTGGGATGCCATTGTTGAATATCATCGAACGACAAGTAGGTCGTGATTAGTCGCACaaaatacgtattattttaattacgtcaGGTTGGGATATGACAATTTCCCaagaaatttgcaatttcttttttatcaccGAGAATTTTCATCGCCTTTTTTATTGTCGACATTGATCGAACTGCTCGGGAAACGTGCATCGTTAATCTTGGGCAGAAGACACGATCTGCTTGTTCCATCTTGATTAAGAGATTCTCCAGGCTTCCggtaacaattttctttttgatttaTAGCGCGcgaacgatgaatttttatgcatttgtgaAAAATGTCAAGGCGCAACAATGCACAACAGAATGTGCGTGATGTAGAAATACGTGTGTGTAAAAGGTGCGAAGTAAAGTGCTCGTTACGATAGTTGATGGAACGgaagtttatataaatttggtTTTGTTAGTTTCGTGTAGAAGTTACGTCTTAACAATTCGCCAATgcgttgaaattattaaaccggtataaataataactagatgaattttattcgagaTAGAAATAAGACGTAACAGGTTGAAACAACGTGTCACTTTTAAtcgtgaataaaaaataatttatgcgaAGGGCCTTCCGTATCAAAATCGTTCTCAAATAGCGTCTTTTCTCTTCAATTAACACTTTCAACTAACtttcaacgttatactttCAAGGATAAACGTAGATTATTTTACAACGCAATAAGATTTATTCTCAGAACTGTTCTCACTTCGATCATCCTCGAATGATAGCTGTGTATGTTACGCTTGTGCGAGTGAGGAAATTTGTACTTCTGACGCAGTTCACACAACGGAGTTAGAAATTATCTGAGAAATTATCTCGCCAAATGTTTATTTGAACAAACGAAATCAAAGGAGATATTCGTTTGATAGACgggcaataaaataatttacgggAAAGTGTATTTGTTTGTCGAAACAACTTCCAAGATAATTACAAATCGAATAACACGCTACTTTATTTGAAGCATCATTCCTAAAGCATCTcgatcaaattatatttaccaatTTGAAGTCACGTAAAACTCGATTGCGTTGTAGTTCTTTCACGTGCTTATTTTTTATCTCATTCGCTTTAACCCTTGCACGGTGTAGCATAGAAGaaaagtataatgttataaatcttacatattatacgcatattacgtaattattgaaatttattgccCACGAAAAACGTGTAGTATGTACGTGTTTTTACGTACGTGTATCCGACGTCAGAAATACAAGAAGCTTGCGAATTGTTCGCGACTTCGTTGCACCgtgaaagaatgaaattcaaCGAAGAAGTACACTACGAATCATTAAGAAATTGCTTCGTTGTAGATGCCAGTGAATACGACCGTAGGCACTACCCTTTTGGACGAGGAGCTTCGGCGTATTTTGCAGGAAAGGGAGCTGGAATGTTTGCAGTTGCAGGCCATGAATTCCACGCCACCACCAGGTAGGATTCATTCGTGTTTGGTTACTTGGCGATATAGACATTTCATCCTTGAAACATTCGCCTTTGGAGAACTCATTAAGTCAAATTGCGGTGCTATCGGATTTTCTGACGATAAATTCAAAATCACGAGAATAATTCCAATATAAAAACGCAAATTCTCGCATGCGCCGCCCACTGAGAACGCGAATTTCAAGTTGACAAGGTTTATTGAAATTAGTCGCGTGCGGCAACGTAATAAACCCAGGTCAACACTCGAAATGTTATTTTCgtgttttctttgtttaagcgcggaatatatttttaactttatccGACGTGTTTGCGAGTCCGCGACATCCGCGAGCCTATGCGACGTAAAAGGAAAGTGAAAATTCTGAAACATTGCATATTTTTAGACGATCGCGAGATTCTCCCGAGTAATGTAAAGGAGTACATTTGTGGATATTTTCTTAATCGCTCGTACTCGGCCAATTTTCACGATACAGTTGATCAACGAATCCAGTACACTTTACGGTGAAACTTTATGAAACCAagaattttccttcctttctttctcctcgttgtttaaaaagaattacaatgaaaaaaaTCCGTATCATTTTGCGGGGCAAAATATAAATCAGAGACAATCCAAGTAAACACgtgtaattaacaattaataatatagtggaagtagaaataatataattattacggtaaaatatatatatgtacatatttatatatgtttgaacagtattttaatattttacaaaagttaAACAGATGTCTAACGGAGATACCTGTTATAGAATATTCTTTAAGATTGGCAAACCAAGTTGAATGTACAAAATAGTTACAATATAAACGACGCGTATAAAGATTCACATTCACACCTAcactatttcttctttttcgacTCAGAAGTTTGCTTTTTTATAGAAGGTTTACATCCAAATATACAGTTCTTCAGTTTTTGAACCAGGAGAACGGCGATATAGAGAACAACCGCCAGGCAGACGATTATGAAACCGTAAATGTCTATCAGATTCTGTTGCCACCAGTTAAGGTGGATAGCCGGTGATTGCAGAACGAATCCGTTTCTAGCGACGTACTCCACCCAATAGATAGCGGTGTCTATGGCGCTCATGGGTCTGTCTTTGAATATCTTCGATATCGTTTGGATGCTCGATCTGAAAATTCGTGAATCGAAGGCATTAGGAGAAAATAACGTAGAGAAACGTGATATTCTTGGCGGAGAACAgcagcgaaagagagagaatcgCAAGGTGGATGTTGCTGGAGAAGTTCGCTGGGAAAAATTGAAGGGAGATATACCCTGTGACgctaaatttctaaattcgtGGTACGAATAGAAGTGAGAAGATTCTACGCTGTATATGGCTGGAAGTAAGACAAAGATGAGGAACGTGGAGATTACTTTGGAGGCTTCGTTTTTATCACATCAATTTCGAAGATTTAATTGTTTAGCgtcgatataatttttgagAATTTCATTACTCGAAGCGACAATATCTCGGTAAACTGATTAATCGTAGGAACTGTCAACTTCCAGACGAAATCTACAAAGTAGTgctatgaaaattaatatttctctatattttccaatttcatttcCGAGTGGctcgaacgataaaattacGCTAACAAGGGATAATTGTGATAAGGAAAGAAACTGTAAAATTGTTATAGTTGAAGATAATAAGATGAGGAACAATGGGTAAAACGAAATGGCACGGCGAGCCATAAATTGGCAACGATGAGAGGTAATTATTGCAAAGGAAGGAACTACAAAATAGACAGTAAAAGGGGGATAGTTACGgcaagaggaagaaaagtaGAAGCAAATGACGAGCTGGTACATAGAACTGCAATAGCGAGGCCCAGTTACGGGGGAAAAATTCTTAAGAGTTAGgagaagataataataaaaggcTACAAACGACGAGGAAGTAGACGAAAATTGTGTACGCAAAGTAGGAAAATATGGAAGAAAGAGGTGGTGTCGCGTAgtgaaaaatatggaaatggAAAGGATGGAAGGAAAAAGTGAGAAACGTATAGGAAGTTGgatggaaataaataagaagCTGAGAAATTAAGATATGTGCGTGTggttatgtaaatttaaagttTGAGCGGCTGTGAATTTGTGAATCTTGCGTCTTCTAACTTGGCAAAGTCTCTGAAATCGGTGTTTGCGTATATAAAGTTTCGAAATTGAGAAAGTTCAGCGTGAAGTTCGGTAACTGCTGGaatcttcaaaaataaattctgcAGTCGTGCAAGTAACTAAGAACAAAGGCATTAGATGCGTATACAAAAATGCTGAGATGCCAAAggacgatataacgaaattacagtaaaattgttcgattaaTTGAGATTTAAGAAACTCGTGTTAAAATCGATTAAGATCGATCGAATGTTATTAGAGGTGTAGGATAAATTCAAAAACAGCGtcagaaaattaataagaagGTTTCAATCCTTTCTTTTGTACACGTTTTACCTTCAGATCTATAGATCCCATTTTTTACACCACAATGTCCAACGTTAGATTTATTAAGATACTTAGCTCTTTAtacgattgaaattaaagaaatccttatttaaaaaatcggtaaaaaataatcaaacgttattagaaatatgcagaagaatatggaaataaattcACAACTTTTCTTCGGTATACGGTCATTTTGTGTTTAAACTTGTTAACGTCGCTCTCTGATCACGTTGCAAGTAATAAGTTGCATTACAAGTATAGTAAACATTCGAAATTGCTAATGAAAACACGCGTACTTAcctatacgtttcatcgtgcAAGATCGTATCAATCGCATTGTAAAGGTTTTCCTCCGTGATATTCTCCACAGAGCCAATGTTCACGGCAATATTTTTACTAGCTGCGTTTCTCAAATTCGTGATCTGATCACCGAACAGAGGAATTCCAATCATGGGGATGCCAAAGTAGATCGCTTCTAGCGTACCCATTAGACCTCCGTGCGTTATGAACGCCTTTACATTTTTGTGCtctgaaattgaagaaaacaagatgcttttctcttctcgtctGATTATCGTATATCGCGTTCTTACGCCAATTTCCAAAATCAAGAAATATACGCGCGATCTTTAAAATGACTGCAAGTAATGGTTtcgatagtaataaaatatagcgaTTTCTTTTCGATGCTTTTTCGAAAACATCGTCCACGAGATCGACGATTATCGACTCCTTCGCGATGATACCATCGATAGGTGATTAGGTTCGATccaaatatctatttttatatgacaaaataaaattagtcgCGTAACTGTAGCAGGAAATTTTACGctcaaagtattttaattaaatttaggaTATCACTGAAtttgatcaaaatttttatttccatacgatataataatcGAGCGTTTTCGTTATAGacgacatacatatatacgtatatcctACTATTTCACGCGCAAGTGTGTGCGTTAACAAatgattattcgatatttgtgAGCGTATACGTATATGCGATGTTTATactaaacgaattaaaaatatactaaaagaacaaaaaattaaatttattaaattactcaCTGAATAAAGTCGTTTGAGGGAACCAGGATTGTATCATCACGTTCTTTGGCAATCCAGGTAACAGGTCCTTCTTTTGCGCCACCTTCATGAGCACTCGAACAGGTGCGATTCTCTCGAAAactttgtagaaaatttcaagaagaGGTTTAGGGAACGTCTCGATCCTCACCATCGATCCAAACGTGAAGAATATGCAACCGTGTGTACTTTCGTCTAGCCATTTCTTCAGCTCCTGTTGGTTCAagataaatgtataaagatGTACCTTCTTTTGGCGCGGATTGCGAggaatttttcactttttcacTGGCTCATAAAAGTACCTTCGAACATCCGTAGAcgtcttttatgaatatacaaattttttattaattacatgtttgcaataaatgtcttgcactttctatatacattttcgtaTTGGTCTCAAATTTGATCGATATAATCGTGACACTCGTGTTTCGTTACAgtgccaatgaaatttcaagacaTCTTTCATATCGTAGAATATGCACATAAAACTTTTCCATGGTAATCGTTCGTCAGTGTACACACGAGTCGtcatatcgaaataatttgatctcattaacaaaagaaaaattagtaGGAAATTGGCgatgaattaaaaagtaattaagcATCGTGaacgaagaaataacaattcttGTGTAGTGAATTGATTACTAGTTGCGTGCCTACCGGACACGAAGTCTTTTTTAGAACTTCGAATGCATTATGGTAATTACACGTTGCATCATAATCTTGGCCAATCATCTTAATAGTACCCCGAGATTATTACACTTTGGACAAGGTACTTTGTCGTTGTACTttaatttctctgtttttctctTCCGTGTCTGGTGAAAAGCTTCGGTCGAATACATTTTACGAGAGATTACGGCTacaaagtttttaaatttggCGTATCTTTAATCTCTTGGATTGTAATCTTCGCTACTCGctcgataataatattttaatatcgagaGCAGTTGAcacgattttctattttcccaAATTCCATGTCTCTGGCAGACATATCTAGGTGTACAccttttttcaatataaaagataaaaatcggGGAAAGTAAATTCagtatgtaaatgtaaatgtaaaaatactttGTGCATCCTCAagaatctatttttttctacaatattttcaataccTTTACCCCATTATACGAATATCTGTTAAATCAactattcgaaatattttcaagagaAATAAATGTTCGTGAGGTGGGAATTTCAGGATGGGATTTCGTTTGCATCATCAATGATccgatttttctaaaatattctttaaagggatttctatcttttctatGTATTGTTAGagtaaaatgaaaacataaagagaagaagaagaagccaTGTTTCACTCACCGGTGACAACGGATCcgaattttcattaatgtGCAATCCACCGACCTCGATGACCCCGGTAGTCATCGGCCTGACTCCGTTTATGCTATGATGCGAATTGACCAAGATAGCCGCTACATCTTGATAAAGTTCCGGGATGCTAGCGTCTATATTAAAGAACTTTTTCACATAAACAGCCTGCTGGTCCAGATAGTAGTTTATCTGCCATGATATTAGATTCGTTACGAAGGTATTTTGTAGCCTCTCCCAAAAAGTCATTCGCTGGCCGAACGACGAGAATACTCCAGGCACGAAAGAGGGATTACTCGGATTTCCTGTCAAGGTGCTGAGCCATTCGTGAAAAGCCGAGGTGATTATACCAATCACGGGTGTGTTTAGGTGACGGCCGAACGCCAAGTAACATGGTGCGGTGAACAGctggaaaaaatatacagaatcgTTTCAGTCTTGTAGTTCTGGGATGAACGAGTATATAGAATCGTTTCAGTTTCCCGATTCTTGGATAATTAGTCGCATAAGTATTTCGACACTTAAACATAAAGATAtagttgaaatgaaattctttaaaatacgTTGATCAACATCGGTCTGATCATCGGTtttttattctacaattttgaCTTATCTTTGTACGTAGAATAACGTGCTGTCGATTAATCAGTATTACCCAATCCTAACATACGTTCaagtatatttgataaattttcaaactcgattttacTCGAAAACTAAACCTtaaatgacaaaattttatctcatattttgttttcatctTTTCATGAGGAAATCACCTTGTGCACGCTTGTACGTGTTATTCGGCCACGCTCTGTATGTGTGAAAAAGAGTTGTTCTGAATGTTGACCTTGACAATATATCTCAACGTCATTGAAATCGACGAGGTCGTTCGTTTTCTAAACATTTAGCGTTTCGAGAAACCATATACACTGTTGTTTTAAAACTGTTTGGACAGTAGCTCGGCTTTGACAAAATGTATTATTCCGTGCGATGAACGTCTGACTCACGAACGATTTACATC from the Bombus pyrosoma isolate SC7728 linkage group LG11, ASM1482585v1, whole genome shotgun sequence genome contains:
- the LOC122572380 gene encoding UDP-glucosyltransferase 2-like isoform X2 yields the protein MRLLLPIFLTILTCGWCNGLRILGLFPLNGKSHWVMAERLMTSLAERGHQVDVVTHSPMKNPPPNYKQISVQGTIPSPVNNLHAVNVTRIRNIDLKFLTDVAGKDLCKLFEHEQLQNVIKKPKDHYDVVITELFTAPCYLAFGRHLNTPVIGIITSAFHEWLSTLTGNPSNPSFVPGVFSSFGQRMTFWERLQNTFVTNLISWQINYYLDQQAVYVKKFFNIDASIPELYQDVAAILVNSHHSINGVRPMTTGVIEVGGLHINENSDPLSPELKKWLDESTHGCIFFTFGSMVRIETFPKPLLEIFYKVFERIAPVRVLMKVAQKKDLLPGLPKNVMIQSWFPQTTLFKHKNVKAFITHGGLMGTLEAIYFGIPMIGIPLFGDQITNLRNAASKNIAVNIGSVENITEENLYNAIDTILHDETYRSSIQTISKIFKDRPMSAIDTAIYWVEYVARNGFVLQSPAIHLNWWQQNLIDIYGFIIVCLAVVLYIAVLLVQKLKNCIFGCKPSIKKQTSESKKKK
- the LOC122572380 gene encoding UDP-glucosyltransferase 2-like isoform X1; amino-acid sequence: MKLLLPIFLMIFACGWCNGLRILGLFPLNGKSHWVMAERLMTSLAERGHQVDIVTHFPMKNPPPNYKQISLDGTLPAVVNSIHMKNVTRFGSMNIEHLVQVTGTSVCELLAQKELQDVIKRSKDRYDLVITELFTAPCYLAFGRHLNTPVIGIITSAFHEWLSTLTGNPSNPSFVPGVFSSFGQRMTFWERLQNTFVTNLISWQINYYLDQQAVYVKKFFNIDASIPELYQDVAAILVNSHHSINGVRPMTTGVIEVGGLHINENSDPLSPELKKWLDESTHGCIFFTFGSMVRIETFPKPLLEIFYKVFERIAPVRVLMKVAQKKDLLPGLPKNVMIQSWFPQTTLFKHKNVKAFITHGGLMGTLEAIYFGIPMIGIPLFGDQITNLRNAASKNIAVNIGSVENITEENLYNAIDTILHDETYRSSIQTISKIFKDRPMSAIDTAIYWVEYVARNGFVLQSPAIHLNWWQQNLIDIYGFIIVCLAVVLYIAVLLVQKLKNCIFGCKPSIKKQTSESKKKK